One segment of Geomonas ferrireducens DNA contains the following:
- a CDS encoding UbiD family decarboxylase has translation MAIRDLRGFLAELDAAGELQRVDAEVDPELEIACITDRQSKLPNGGKALLFESVKGSSHPLATNLFGSPLRMALALQVENLSQLTGKMEHLLESPDLAPAPRLVRHPSCQEVVCRTPDLGRYPFLKSWPGEQGRFITLPLVFTRDHDTGAANCGMYRVRIFDERSAGIRWKPGSGGHAHWQKYLDAGKPMPVAIAVGAAPALTLAAALPLPQGVDEVTFAGYLEGAPVEMSRCLDSDLLVPAFAEMVIEGVIEPGATRGEGPFGNHTGAYDPGEEVPLLRVTCITHRKDLICQATVVGPPPMEDCYLAKAGERLLLPLLRRDCPEIVDLVMPLEGIFHGCAIVAIEKKAPGDGRRVLERLRSEGWLKRGKLLVVVDRPEGELTLAEGFWQALNSVQFPRDLVVTPDGCLGVDATGKLPEEGGLASDKLRQDASISARVEKRWREYGFFDSDGRER, from the coding sequence ATGGCCATCAGGGACTTACGCGGCTTTCTTGCCGAGCTGGACGCGGCGGGAGAACTGCAGCGGGTGGATGCGGAGGTCGATCCCGAACTGGAGATCGCCTGCATCACGGATCGCCAGAGCAAGCTCCCCAACGGCGGCAAGGCGCTTCTCTTTGAGAGCGTGAAGGGAAGTTCACACCCGCTGGCAACAAACCTCTTCGGCTCACCCCTGCGGATGGCGCTCGCGCTCCAGGTTGAGAACCTCTCCCAACTGACCGGCAAGATGGAACACCTGCTTGAATCTCCGGACCTGGCCCCGGCGCCGCGTTTGGTGCGGCACCCTTCCTGTCAGGAAGTGGTCTGTCGTACACCGGACTTGGGACGTTACCCTTTCCTGAAGAGCTGGCCCGGCGAGCAAGGGCGCTTCATCACCCTTCCCCTAGTCTTCACGCGCGACCACGACACCGGCGCCGCCAACTGCGGCATGTACCGGGTTCGCATCTTCGATGAGCGGTCCGCGGGGATTCGGTGGAAGCCGGGAAGCGGTGGGCATGCGCACTGGCAAAAGTACCTCGATGCCGGCAAACCCATGCCGGTCGCCATCGCGGTAGGTGCGGCTCCAGCACTGACCCTGGCTGCCGCGCTCCCCCTGCCGCAAGGAGTGGACGAGGTTACTTTCGCCGGCTACCTGGAAGGGGCGCCGGTGGAGATGTCGCGCTGCCTCGATTCGGATCTCCTGGTTCCGGCCTTCGCCGAGATGGTGATCGAAGGGGTCATCGAGCCGGGCGCGACCCGGGGCGAGGGGCCTTTCGGGAACCACACCGGCGCATACGATCCGGGGGAAGAGGTCCCGCTGCTGCGGGTAACCTGCATCACCCACAGGAAAGATCTCATCTGCCAGGCCACCGTGGTCGGACCTCCGCCCATGGAAGACTGCTACCTCGCCAAGGCCGGCGAGCGGCTGCTGCTCCCGCTTTTGCGGCGCGATTGTCCCGAGATAGTCGACTTGGTCATGCCTTTGGAGGGGATCTTTCACGGCTGCGCCATCGTCGCCATCGAAAAGAAGGCGCCGGGGGACGGGCGACGGGTCCTGGAGAGGCTGCGCAGCGAGGGATGGCTGAAACGGGGAAAACTCCTGGTGGTCGTGGATAGGCCGGAAGGGGAGCTGACCCTTGCGGAAGGGTTTTGGCAGGCGCTGAATTCGGTTCAATTTCCGCGCGACCTGGTGGTGACGCCCGACGGCTGCCTCGGGGTCGACGCGACAGGCAAGCTTCCGGAGGAAGGGGGGCTTGCATCGGATAAATTACGGCAGGACGCATCGATAAGCGCCCGAGTGGAGAAGAGGTGGCGTGAGTACGGCTTCTTCGACAGCGACGGGCGGGAAAGGTAG
- a CDS encoding DUF11 domain-containing protein: MKRTSRLFAGAVGLILAAMPLSAWAQPKVAITIKAEKEVSVTAKGKQVKKRVAAKGVQPGEEIIYTLNYVNSGTDAAKDVIISDPIPAGTSYIPGSASETGDLSFSIDKGKTFKKPTLLTYEVKGSTGKPEKKVASPDDYTDVRWTIPQVPAGGKGSVSFKVKVK, encoded by the coding sequence ATGAAAAGAACCAGTAGGTTATTCGCAGGCGCCGTAGGTTTGATACTGGCGGCAATGCCGCTGTCCGCATGGGCGCAGCCCAAGGTGGCCATCACCATCAAGGCCGAGAAAGAGGTGAGTGTCACCGCCAAGGGGAAACAGGTTAAGAAACGGGTCGCGGCCAAAGGAGTGCAGCCGGGCGAGGAGATCATCTACACCCTCAACTACGTCAACTCCGGTACCGATGCCGCCAAAGACGTGATCATCAGTGATCCGATCCCTGCCGGGACCTCGTACATCCCAGGCAGCGCGAGCGAGACCGGCGACCTCTCATTCTCCATCGACAAGGGGAAAACCTTCAAGAAGCCGACACTGCTCACCTACGAGGTGAAGGGGAGCACCGGGAAACCGGAGAAGAAGGTGGCGTCCCCGGACGATTATACCGATGTGCGCTGGACCATCCCCCAGGTGCCTGCAGGTGGCAAGGGATCGGTCAGCTTTAAGGTAAAAGTGAAATAG
- a CDS encoding OmpA family protein codes for MMKRICNILSSLSGLRAGELAGASGRRPSRGASAPRAALELRPKLRHIPASLTLLILSLLLLFGGREGLAAVNGVQIVNRATFSCSQLPEVTTQVTVTVMARTSSTAEFLKYSPGVTGASSVTVPVTSFYDATGTLAKLAAPVTSGTESTIDLSAPVQLSASDTFHAGEPLFVRITDPDQNLDRESAESVKVTITDPATGDSENLLLTETGPDTGIFVGYIQTTSQTGVAGNGVLSVAEASDIRARYVDKVDGSDSSAAAAIVDPFGIVFDSVTGRPVDGVTVELIDAGTGLGATVLGDNGVAGNLFPNKVVSGGIAHDSEGRTYAFSPGGYRFPYVAPGNYILKVTAPDRYTAPSTVDTAKLQTLSGAPYKILEPGSRGEVFVVPAGPAIRVDLPIDPKIGTLWLKKNAGKSIVSTGEYLSYDVAVQNTDSVGTVFNTVITDKLPAGFRYQKGSVRLNGSAVADPAISADGSTLTFRIGDLGPQSTALLRYVVVVGTSARPGTAVNIASATSTPAVSATPATASVTVQEPFMQSRNIIMGRVFVGACGENPEDNKKGMEGVGIYLEDGTFVVSDKRGMFHFEGVASGTHVVQLDIDSLPEGYQVQQCEKNSRFAGRAYSQFAEMQGGTMWRTDFYLSRLGNKGATADAVPTVTAEKTSASAPATASAVTTSAASAPKATASTATATASTASTASTVTAAPPVEDPRYQGEVALEMISSQSGEVIEYRIPMQAAGVPLQKLRLAVLLPQGVSYRKGSSNLGGLPHPDPENTGNRLIFDLGAADAAWVKELRFKAGIDGAAQGALQTRATLSFDTPDAKGVAAPETDNVLSLVREESRVSLPPMVLRPHFPTFGAELNEEDRKQLAALADLLKQYNIDRIDVTGHTDQVRISPRSRAVYADNTALSFARAKNVGRYLTAALHLPPEALYLTGRGEKEPVASNRSEAGRAQNRRVEVKVSLSRQVQTSRVTMVKDRSGVKKQPLAGSKPAAIPAGASAAAPAPAPVATTVPAATAATAATVAQVAPATAAHPTSPTSPTSPTSPTSPTATTAAAPAAAALKAERVELYSALNEGVVHHRIKLAGMDQALKNVTVNLALPKSLLYMNGTSRLCASETADPKVTDTELIYHFEKLPKDGKFDLRLQSLLDPDVKEENSNTNVTVRICDADGKAIKTLSATAELSDSMDDINRPDVASQPQAAPTPAKMNEETSVEFEEKVAKGKADAGQEKANDLHVTDKEGILSLADGTVLASQINAVQVVLNSALTPVLILDGQTIPAEKIGFKLKDRESDKSLYTFIGLDFGDKGEHILRLKGTDTFGTVRFDQSVKVIRTGEIAALRLVSADGNVADGRTPVMVRIELMDQDGKPVPANAQLALKGGELRPYIEPGTIAVSAGSGLASVDAQGWIKFQPVTASGAYRTQLSYNKATLDVETYVKPKMRDWILVGLAEGTVGYNTVTGHMQNLKDAGADEHLYDDERLAFYAKGSVKGEWLLTMSYDSAKKSTGPNGNSLFQNIDPNAFYTLYGDATAQAYDASSQRKLFLKVERDQFSAVFGDFDTGLSVTELSRYSRRLNGVKTEYRSKEFEVTAFGSETGQSFVKDELRGDGTSGLYRLSRKGLVINSEQITIESRDRFHSERVIESRTLSRFIDYSIDYEAGTIFFKSPVFSKDDQLNPVYIVVDYEVSDAGGEALTYGGRAGVKLMDGNLRIGGSYIREGHISGDSTLYGADASMNVGPGTKARAEIATSRRDTPLEKDSGNAYLAEITHLDQKLEGKAYYREQQEGFGLGQQKGTESGTRKFGAEGSYRLSERFTLESQFYRQYNLVGDSVRDFVEAQAGYADKEFTGKAGLRYANDTLAGGNNDTSVLGTVGGSWKTLNQRLTLRAEHEQALLSKNNNADYPTRTVLGADFQVIPSLLLFAQQELTSGDAADTNTTRVGMKSTPWTGGTLSSSVGSDRKENDQRTFATVGLAQKWQVNSFWSVDGGLDRNQTIRRSTGYQFDAKVPSASGGEDFSAVSLGATYQEKRLLWSNRIEYRDGESEDKWGLISGLTNEQGLYWGWTGRLQVLQTRGIDGSRTTDADLRLGMAYRPPVTRWIVLDRLDLTFKDTKSSGSSTQGKRIINNLNANFRPDKRNQLSLQYGAKYVLEQLDDDDFSGYTDLIGIEGRHDLSDTWDIGLRSSVLHSWQAHQANYSLGASVGCNVMQNAWLSLGYNLLGFRDADFSAANYTAQGPFVQFRFKFDQNSVKEGLAALNRGE; via the coding sequence ATGATGAAACGGATCTGCAACATCTTGAGCAGTCTCTCCGGCCTTCGGGCCGGGGAACTTGCCGGCGCCAGTGGTCGCCGGCCTAGTCGCGGTGCGTCTGCGCCGCGGGCTGCGCTAGAGTTGCGTCCGAAGCTGCGCCACATCCCTGCCTCGCTGACACTTCTCATCCTCTCCCTTCTCCTGCTGTTCGGGGGAAGGGAGGGCCTGGCCGCCGTGAACGGCGTTCAGATCGTGAACCGCGCCACTTTCAGTTGCAGCCAGCTTCCGGAAGTTACGACCCAGGTAACGGTGACGGTGATGGCGCGCACCAGTTCGACCGCGGAGTTTCTCAAGTACTCACCAGGCGTGACCGGTGCAAGCAGCGTCACCGTCCCTGTCACCTCCTTCTACGACGCGACCGGCACGCTCGCCAAGCTCGCCGCACCGGTCACCTCTGGAACCGAGAGCACGATCGACCTCTCCGCGCCGGTGCAACTATCCGCTTCCGACACATTCCACGCCGGTGAGCCCCTCTTCGTCAGGATCACCGATCCGGACCAGAACCTGGATAGGGAAAGCGCCGAAAGTGTGAAGGTGACGATCACCGATCCCGCTACCGGCGACAGCGAAAACCTGCTGCTCACGGAAACCGGTCCTGATACCGGCATCTTCGTCGGCTACATCCAGACTACGTCCCAGACGGGCGTTGCCGGCAACGGTGTCCTCAGCGTGGCCGAGGCCTCCGACATAAGGGCACGGTATGTCGACAAGGTGGACGGCAGTGACAGCTCCGCGGCCGCCGCCATCGTCGACCCCTTCGGTATCGTCTTCGATTCAGTGACCGGACGACCAGTCGACGGTGTCACCGTAGAACTCATCGACGCCGGCACCGGGCTTGGCGCCACGGTCCTGGGCGACAACGGTGTCGCCGGCAACCTCTTCCCGAACAAGGTCGTATCCGGCGGTATCGCCCACGACAGCGAGGGGAGAACCTACGCTTTCAGCCCGGGGGGATACCGTTTCCCGTACGTCGCTCCGGGCAACTACATCCTCAAGGTCACGGCGCCGGACCGCTACACCGCCCCCTCCACGGTCGACACCGCGAAGCTGCAAACCCTCTCCGGGGCGCCGTACAAGATCCTGGAGCCCGGTTCGCGCGGTGAGGTCTTCGTGGTACCGGCAGGCCCCGCGATACGCGTCGACCTACCGATCGATCCGAAGATCGGCACCCTCTGGCTCAAGAAGAATGCCGGCAAGAGCATCGTTTCCACCGGCGAGTACCTGAGCTACGACGTCGCGGTGCAGAACACCGACTCGGTCGGCACCGTCTTCAACACCGTGATCACCGACAAGCTCCCCGCCGGGTTCCGCTACCAGAAGGGGTCCGTCCGCCTGAACGGCTCCGCCGTGGCAGATCCCGCGATCTCCGCCGACGGCAGCACGCTGACCTTCAGGATCGGCGACCTCGGTCCGCAGAGCACGGCACTTCTGCGTTATGTCGTCGTGGTCGGTACAAGCGCGAGACCCGGCACCGCGGTGAACATCGCTTCGGCCACAAGCACACCCGCCGTCAGCGCGACACCGGCCACCGCTTCCGTAACGGTGCAGGAGCCGTTCATGCAGAGCCGCAACATCATCATGGGGCGCGTCTTCGTGGGCGCCTGCGGCGAGAACCCTGAGGACAACAAGAAAGGGATGGAAGGAGTCGGGATCTACCTTGAGGACGGCACCTTCGTGGTGAGTGACAAGCGCGGCATGTTCCACTTCGAGGGAGTGGCCTCGGGCACGCACGTAGTGCAGCTCGACATCGACTCCCTCCCCGAGGGTTACCAGGTGCAGCAGTGCGAGAAGAACAGCCGTTTCGCCGGGCGCGCTTACTCGCAGTTTGCCGAGATGCAAGGCGGCACCATGTGGCGCACCGACTTCTACCTCTCCCGGCTGGGTAACAAGGGCGCCACCGCAGACGCAGTGCCGACCGTAACCGCCGAGAAAACCAGCGCGTCCGCCCCAGCCACCGCGTCCGCAGTAACCACCTCTGCTGCAAGCGCGCCCAAGGCAACGGCATCCACGGCCACGGCAACCGCGTCCACGGCATCCACGGCATCCACGGTCACCGCAGCGCCGCCAGTGGAAGACCCGAGATATCAAGGCGAAGTCGCTCTGGAGATGATCAGCTCCCAAAGCGGTGAAGTAATTGAGTACCGGATACCGATGCAGGCTGCCGGCGTCCCCCTGCAGAAGCTGCGTCTCGCCGTTCTTCTCCCGCAGGGAGTGAGCTACCGCAAGGGAAGCAGCAACCTGGGCGGCCTCCCGCACCCCGACCCCGAGAACACCGGAAACCGCCTCATCTTCGATCTCGGTGCTGCCGACGCCGCTTGGGTCAAAGAACTCCGTTTCAAGGCAGGCATCGACGGTGCAGCGCAAGGAGCCCTGCAGACGAGGGCGACCCTGTCCTTTGACACCCCAGACGCGAAAGGTGTTGCCGCCCCTGAGACAGACAACGTCCTCTCTCTCGTACGCGAAGAAAGCCGCGTTTCGCTTCCGCCGATGGTGCTGCGCCCGCACTTCCCGACCTTCGGCGCCGAGCTCAACGAAGAGGACCGCAAGCAGCTCGCAGCGCTGGCCGACCTACTCAAGCAATACAATATCGACCGGATCGACGTAACCGGGCACACCGACCAGGTCCGCATCTCCCCGCGCAGCCGCGCCGTCTATGCGGACAACACCGCCCTTTCCTTCGCCCGCGCGAAGAACGTCGGGCGTTACCTGACCGCCGCGCTGCACCTACCGCCCGAGGCGCTTTATCTTACCGGCCGGGGCGAGAAGGAGCCGGTAGCAAGCAACAGGAGCGAAGCCGGGCGCGCGCAGAACCGTCGCGTGGAAGTGAAGGTCTCGCTCTCCCGACAGGTGCAGACGAGCCGGGTGACCATGGTGAAAGACAGAAGCGGCGTGAAGAAGCAGCCGTTGGCCGGTAGCAAACCGGCAGCCATACCGGCTGGGGCATCCGCGGCTGCACCCGCACCCGCACCGGTCGCCACAACCGTACCGGCAGCGACAGCAGCGACAGCAGCGACAGTAGCCCAGGTAGCTCCGGCAACTGCCGCGCATCCGACCAGTCCGACCAGTCCGACCAGTCCGACCAGTCCGACCAGTCCGACAGCTACGACAGCTGCGGCGCCTGCTGCCGCAGCCCTTAAGGCAGAGCGCGTCGAGCTCTACTCAGCCCTTAACGAGGGTGTTGTGCACCACCGCATCAAGCTGGCCGGCATGGACCAGGCGCTCAAGAACGTCACGGTGAACCTCGCGCTCCCGAAGAGCCTCCTCTACATGAACGGCACCTCCCGCCTGTGCGCGAGCGAAACCGCTGACCCGAAAGTCACCGACACCGAACTGATTTACCACTTCGAAAAGCTCCCGAAGGACGGCAAATTCGACCTGCGCCTGCAGTCGCTCCTCGACCCCGACGTCAAGGAGGAGAACTCCAACACCAACGTCACCGTCCGGATCTGCGACGCCGACGGTAAGGCGATCAAGACTCTCAGCGCCACTGCGGAACTCTCCGACAGCATGGACGATATCAACCGCCCCGATGTCGCGTCGCAGCCCCAGGCGGCACCGACCCCGGCAAAGATGAACGAGGAGACCAGCGTCGAGTTCGAGGAAAAAGTCGCCAAAGGAAAGGCCGACGCCGGCCAAGAGAAGGCGAACGACCTGCACGTAACCGACAAGGAAGGGATCCTGTCCCTCGCCGACGGCACCGTGCTCGCCTCCCAGATCAACGCGGTTCAGGTCGTGCTCAACTCGGCCCTCACCCCTGTGCTCATCCTGGACGGCCAGACCATCCCCGCAGAGAAAATCGGCTTCAAGCTGAAAGACAGGGAGAGCGACAAGAGCCTCTACACCTTCATCGGCTTGGACTTTGGTGACAAGGGGGAGCACATCCTCCGGCTCAAGGGGACGGACACCTTCGGCACTGTTCGCTTCGACCAGAGCGTGAAAGTGATCAGGACAGGCGAGATTGCCGCTCTGCGCCTCGTCTCGGCGGACGGTAACGTCGCTGACGGCAGGACCCCGGTCATGGTGCGCATCGAGCTCATGGACCAGGACGGCAAGCCGGTCCCGGCAAACGCCCAGCTCGCACTGAAGGGGGGGGAGCTGCGCCCCTACATCGAGCCCGGCACCATCGCGGTCAGCGCAGGCAGCGGCCTCGCCTCGGTGGATGCCCAAGGGTGGATCAAGTTCCAGCCGGTTACCGCAAGCGGCGCGTATCGCACCCAGCTCTCCTACAACAAGGCGACCCTGGATGTAGAGACCTACGTGAAGCCTAAGATGCGCGACTGGATCCTGGTCGGCCTCGCCGAAGGAACCGTCGGCTACAACACCGTGACCGGCCATATGCAGAACCTCAAGGATGCAGGGGCAGACGAGCACCTCTACGACGACGAGCGCCTCGCCTTCTACGCCAAGGGAAGCGTCAAGGGGGAGTGGCTCCTCACCATGTCCTACGACAGCGCCAAGAAGAGCACCGGCCCGAACGGGAACTCGCTGTTCCAGAACATCGACCCGAACGCCTTCTACACGCTCTACGGTGACGCGACGGCCCAGGCTTACGACGCCTCCAGCCAGAGGAAACTGTTCCTGAAGGTGGAGCGCGACCAGTTCAGCGCAGTCTTTGGCGACTTCGACACCGGCCTCTCGGTCACCGAACTTTCCCGCTACAGCCGCAGGCTGAACGGCGTGAAGACCGAATACCGCTCCAAGGAATTCGAGGTGACCGCCTTCGGCAGCGAGACCGGCCAGTCCTTCGTCAAGGACGAGTTGCGCGGCGATGGCACCTCCGGCCTTTATCGCCTGAGCCGCAAAGGCTTGGTGATCAACTCCGAACAGATCACCATCGAGTCCCGCGACCGCTTCCACAGCGAACGCGTGATCGAAAGCCGCACGCTTAGCCGCTTCATCGATTACAGCATCGATTACGAAGCGGGAACCATCTTCTTCAAGAGCCCGGTCTTCAGCAAGGACGATCAGTTGAATCCGGTCTACATCGTCGTCGACTACGAGGTGAGCGATGCCGGCGGCGAGGCACTCACCTACGGCGGGCGGGCCGGCGTGAAGCTCATGGACGGCAACCTGCGCATCGGGGGGAGCTACATCCGCGAGGGGCACATAAGCGGGGACAGCACGCTCTACGGCGCCGACGCCAGCATGAACGTCGGGCCGGGTACCAAGGCGCGCGCCGAGATCGCCACATCCAGGCGCGACACCCCGCTGGAGAAGGACAGCGGCAACGCTTACCTGGCCGAGATCACCCACCTCGACCAGAAGCTCGAGGGAAAGGCGTACTACCGCGAACAGCAGGAAGGGTTCGGCCTGGGACAGCAGAAGGGGACCGAGTCCGGCACCCGCAAGTTCGGCGCCGAGGGGAGCTACCGGCTGAGCGAGAGGTTCACCCTGGAAAGCCAGTTCTACCGCCAGTACAACCTGGTCGGCGACAGCGTCAGGGATTTTGTCGAGGCGCAGGCAGGTTACGCCGATAAGGAGTTCACCGGGAAAGCCGGATTGCGCTACGCCAACGACACCCTGGCAGGCGGCAACAACGACACCTCGGTGCTTGGTACCGTGGGGGGAAGCTGGAAGACCTTGAACCAGCGCCTGACCCTGCGTGCCGAGCATGAGCAGGCACTGCTCAGCAAGAACAACAACGCCGACTACCCGACCCGCACCGTGTTAGGCGCCGACTTCCAGGTCATACCGTCGCTGCTGCTCTTCGCCCAGCAGGAACTCACCAGCGGCGATGCCGCGGACACCAACACCACCAGGGTCGGGATGAAATCCACCCCCTGGACCGGCGGAACCCTCTCGAGCTCGGTCGGCAGCGACCGCAAGGAGAACGACCAGAGAACCTTCGCGACCGTAGGACTCGCCCAGAAATGGCAGGTAAACAGCTTCTGGTCCGTCGACGGCGGCCTCGACCGCAACCAGACTATCCGCAGGAGTACCGGCTACCAGTTCGACGCGAAGGTCCCCTCCGCCTCGGGCGGCGAGGACTTCAGCGCCGTATCGCTCGGCGCCACCTACCAGGAGAAGAGACTCCTGTGGTCCAACCGGATCGAGTACCGCGACGGAGAGAGCGAAGACAAATGGGGACTCATCTCCGGACTTACCAACGAGCAGGGGCTCTACTGGGGTTGGACCGGAAGGCTGCAGGTGCTGCAGACCAGAGGCATCGACGGCTCCCGTACCACCGATGCCGACCTGCGACTGGGGATGGCGTACCGGCCGCCGGTCACCCGCTGGATCGTGCTCGACCGCCTCGACCTGACCTTCAAGGACACCAAGAGCAGCGGGAGCTCGACCCAGGGCAAAAGGATAATCAACAACCTGAACGCCAACTTCCGCCCGGACAAGCGCAACCAGCTTTCGCTGCAGTACGGCGCTAAGTACGTTTTGGAACAGCTGGACGATGACGATTTCAGCGGCTACACCGATCTCATCGGCATCGAGGGACGCCACGACCTGAGCGACACCTGGGACATCGGGCTACGCAGCTCGGTGCTGCACAGTTGGCAGGCACACCAGGCGAATTACAGCCTGGGCGCCTCGGTCGGCTGTAACGTCATGCAGAATGCCTGGCTCAGCCTGGGCTACAACCTGCTCGGTTTCCGCGATGCCGATTTCTCGGCCGCGAACTACACCGCACAGGGCCCCTTCGTCCAGTTCCGCTTCAAGTTCGACCAGAACAGCGTGAAGGAAGGGCTGGCCGCGCTGAACCGCGGCGAGTAA
- a CDS encoding beta strand repeat-containing protein: MPKGFNKHKNRPGFRSWRRASLAALFCVMAAPSLGQALTTSAWQDQTCVGYRTGGLNCTAGEFTIAPVFTAQANTPPFCTLGSDFRFKVELGLSGTNTDRYDIGFFVGQQGNDPRDTTPGNICSVATFPTSPSPWLNLDGDGCGDFKGGANFITTVDEIKVLCTGDSTGALKIPYVVTYWQNPGNVCTGPGDVSNGSPSKCNAGIATVAGNVSVYSGAFVDVTKQTLPDGSTQPFTFTATGPAGSKVVVLTGATLSGTSATGGTYTPATIATASNSVSFTLRDNETARVFISALTTDQTLTITETAAGNDWDNTAAISCAPVAGSPALSTSPADRSISATLNTTNSGAACTVTNTKRPRITLVKSVAGRISTGDQFTVSATGGGTLSGTASATTSGTLSSVSTVFNSSPDTALTLNDVKSAGTTAASKYAATLTCSNAYTGTGATPAANLPNQLFAASYTFAPKAGDELTCTFTNTPRPTLTKSYTSGNIAIGGSSTLTFNVVNEPTSKPAQSTLAFTDAFPAGLTVTGVTGISGTGCSGTPSYTASSVALASGSMTQGTSTCSFSATVRGDAAASYLNNSTRFSGQGGGLDTSSTSATLNVFTPPATAKSFGSANVSPGAPVGLTLVLTNPAANAAPLTGVSVTDSFPAGMVLRDTSTSFIPAGCGSVTNTSGGQIAANNAGVRFSAASLAPGASCQVTMNVTASGTGTVTNTTAAPLATGPVSLTGTSASAAVSLSMMPLISILKTANLATVNSGEDVIYTIQLVNSGAGPGSNVVLTDDLGPYTSLYLGGGTPFGFTDSAPASGVSLGAPQYSSDKGASWTYVPATGSGGAPLGYDGNVTGWRIPMTGNIRSGGSFTLQYRVKVK, from the coding sequence ATGCCCAAAGGTTTCAACAAACATAAAAACCGTCCCGGGTTCCGATCATGGCGTCGCGCCTCCCTTGCCGCTCTTTTCTGCGTCATGGCCGCGCCCTCCCTCGGCCAGGCTCTCACCACCAGTGCGTGGCAGGACCAGACCTGCGTCGGCTACCGCACCGGCGGCCTTAACTGCACGGCCGGGGAATTCACCATAGCCCCCGTGTTCACGGCACAGGCCAACACCCCGCCTTTCTGCACCCTGGGGAGCGACTTCCGCTTCAAGGTGGAACTCGGACTCTCCGGCACCAACACCGACCGCTACGATATCGGCTTCTTCGTCGGACAGCAGGGGAACGATCCCCGCGACACGACTCCGGGCAACATCTGTTCCGTAGCCACCTTCCCGACCAGCCCGAGCCCGTGGCTCAACCTGGACGGGGACGGCTGCGGCGACTTCAAGGGTGGGGCGAACTTCATCACGACCGTCGACGAGATAAAGGTCCTCTGCACCGGTGACAGCACCGGCGCCCTGAAGATCCCATACGTCGTCACCTACTGGCAAAACCCCGGCAACGTCTGCACAGGCCCCGGCGACGTCAGCAATGGTTCCCCTTCCAAGTGCAACGCCGGGATCGCCACCGTAGCAGGTAACGTCTCGGTTTATAGCGGCGCTTTTGTCGACGTGACCAAGCAGACCCTGCCCGACGGCAGCACCCAACCCTTCACCTTCACCGCCACGGGCCCGGCAGGCTCGAAAGTGGTCGTTCTCACCGGAGCCACCCTGTCGGGAACCTCCGCCACGGGAGGTACCTACACTCCGGCGACCATCGCTACCGCAAGCAACAGCGTCAGCTTCACCCTGCGGGACAACGAGACGGCGCGCGTGTTCATCAGCGCCCTTACGACCGACCAGACCCTCACCATCACCGAGACCGCCGCCGGCAACGACTGGGACAACACCGCCGCGATCAGCTGCGCACCGGTCGCCGGGAGCCCGGCCCTCAGCACGAGCCCGGCGGACCGTAGCATCAGCGCCACGCTCAATACCACGAACAGTGGCGCGGCCTGCACCGTCACCAACACGAAGCGTCCGCGCATCACCTTGGTGAAAAGCGTTGCCGGTCGCATCAGCACCGGGGACCAGTTCACGGTAAGCGCAACCGGCGGCGGCACCCTTTCCGGCACCGCCTCGGCCACCACCTCAGGCACCCTGAGCAGCGTCAGCACCGTATTCAACTCTTCCCCGGATACCGCACTCACCCTGAACGACGTGAAGTCGGCGGGAACCACCGCAGCTTCAAAATACGCGGCGACCCTCACCTGCAGCAACGCGTACACCGGCACGGGTGCCACCCCCGCAGCAAACCTTCCGAACCAGCTGTTCGCCGCCAGCTACACCTTCGCGCCGAAGGCCGGGGATGAACTTACCTGCACCTTCACCAACACGCCGCGCCCGACCCTCACGAAAAGTTATACGAGCGGCAACATCGCGATAGGCGGCAGCAGCACGCTGACCTTCAACGTCGTGAACGAGCCGACCTCGAAACCGGCCCAATCCACCCTTGCCTTCACGGATGCCTTCCCCGCAGGGCTGACGGTAACCGGTGTCACCGGCATATCCGGCACCGGTTGCAGCGGTACGCCCTCCTACACCGCCTCGTCCGTCGCCCTCGCCTCCGGATCGATGACCCAGGGCACCTCGACCTGCAGTTTCAGCGCGACGGTCCGGGGAGATGCGGCGGCCTCCTACTTGAACAACAGCACGAGGTTCAGCGGCCAAGGGGGCGGGCTCGACACGAGCAGCACCAGCGCCACGCTCAACGTCTTCACCCCTCCGGCGACGGCGAAATCCTTCGGCTCCGCCAATGTCTCCCCCGGGGCACCGGTCGGCCTCACGCTCGTTCTGACCAACCCGGCAGCCAACGCAGCCCCCCTGACCGGCGTCAGCGTCACCGACAGCTTCCCCGCAGGAATGGTGCTGCGCGACACGAGCACAAGCTTCATCCCCGCCGGCTGCGGCAGCGTAACCAACACCTCCGGCGGCCAGATCGCCGCGAACAACGCCGGGGTCCGTTTCTCCGCGGCATCGCTCGCACCCGGGGCCAGCTGCCAAGTCACCATGAACGTAACGGCATCCGGTACGGGAACGGTGACCAACACCACCGCCGCACCTCTCGCCACCGGTCCAGTCTCCCTCACCGGAACCAGTGCCTCGGCCGCGGTGAGCCTTTCGATGATGCCGCTCATCTCCATCCTCAAGACCGCCAACCTCGCCACCGTCAATTCCGGAGAGGATGTCATCTACACCATTCAACTGGTCAACAGCGGTGCCGGCCCCGGGAGCAACGTCGTCCTGACCGATGACCTCGGTCCCTACACCTCACTCTACCTGGGCGGCGGCACCCCATTCGGCTTCACCGACAGTGCCCCCGCGTCCGGGGTCTCCCTCGGGGCACCTCAATATTCGAGCGACAAGGGCGCGAGCTGGACCTACGTCCCGGCGACCGGCTCAGGCGGCGCACCGCTCGGGTACGACGGCAACGTCACCGGCTGGCGCATCCCGATGACCGGCAACATCAGATCCGGCGGGAGCTTCACCCTGCAATACCGGGTGAAAGTGAAGTAA